From Candidatus Manganitrophus morganii, the proteins below share one genomic window:
- a CDS encoding mechanosensitive ion channel family protein, translating into MRFRFVWTALLLLVLSGRAHPSWAEENRSAPAPSESDATATMERAPVMLDGELLFEVRGVTAYPAKERAREIAKRIRAIAADPTLPPASLRVVEGEESAEIVAGDRPVMRVFDADADVEGVPRRTHAEVIRARIVKAIAAYREDRSPRLLVLHTAYALGATLGFVLLLVGLRWAFRKLDLIVERRLQLRVKTLEAHTHAVIQAGQVWSAIRALLKGLRFFLAAVAAFLYLNFVLGLYPWTRPFSRRLLEILLNPLRVMAEGLFNALPGLAFIAILILLVRFALKLIRFFFAGIDQGTITLASFDRDWALPTFKIIRLLIVIFAIMVAYPYIPGSDSTAFKGLSIFLGFLVSLGSTSLISSLIAGYTMIYRRAYKVGDFIQVNDFTGEVTETPLIVTHLRTVKNEEVVVPNSVMVNTDILNYSTHARSRGVILHTTVGIGYETPWRQVEAILLRAAGRTPGLRKEPFPFVLIKTLGDFCVTYEINVYCDNPLEMDRLYSELHRNILDQFNEYGVQIMTPAYESDSESPKVVPKERWYSAPARPPQMSGADRLESGAA; encoded by the coding sequence ATGAGGTTCCGTTTTGTTTGGACGGCGCTTCTGCTGCTCGTTCTCTCGGGCCGCGCGCATCCCTCCTGGGCGGAGGAGAATCGCTCCGCGCCGGCGCCGTCCGAGAGCGATGCAACCGCGACGATGGAGCGGGCGCCGGTCATGCTGGACGGCGAGCTCCTTTTCGAGGTCCGGGGGGTCACCGCTTATCCGGCCAAGGAGCGGGCGCGAGAAATCGCGAAGCGAATTCGGGCGATTGCGGCCGACCCGACGCTCCCCCCCGCGTCGCTCCGCGTCGTCGAAGGGGAGGAGAGCGCCGAGATCGTGGCGGGCGATCGGCCGGTGATGAGGGTATTCGATGCCGATGCCGATGTCGAGGGGGTGCCGCGTCGGACTCATGCGGAGGTGATACGCGCTCGGATCGTGAAGGCGATCGCCGCCTATCGAGAAGACCGGAGCCCGCGTCTGCTGGTGCTCCACACCGCTTACGCGCTCGGCGCGACGCTCGGCTTTGTGCTGCTGCTGGTCGGGCTCCGATGGGCGTTCAGGAAACTCGATCTGATTGTTGAGCGGCGGCTCCAGCTGCGGGTAAAAACGTTGGAAGCGCACACTCATGCGGTCATTCAGGCGGGACAAGTCTGGAGCGCGATTCGGGCGCTTCTCAAAGGGCTTCGGTTTTTCCTGGCGGCGGTGGCCGCCTTCCTCTACCTCAATTTTGTCCTTGGTCTCTACCCATGGACCCGGCCGTTCTCCCGGCGGCTCCTCGAGATCCTCTTAAACCCGCTTCGGGTCATGGCCGAGGGACTCTTCAATGCCCTCCCGGGTTTGGCATTTATCGCAATCCTGATCCTATTGGTGCGCTTTGCCCTGAAACTCATCCGGTTTTTTTTCGCCGGCATCGATCAGGGGACGATTACCCTGGCCTCGTTCGACCGCGATTGGGCATTACCGACGTTCAAGATTATTCGCCTCCTGATCGTCATTTTCGCAATCATGGTGGCCTATCCCTATATTCCCGGTTCGGACTCGACGGCATTTAAGGGGTTGTCGATCTTTCTCGGCTTCCTTGTTTCGCTCGGGTCGACCTCCCTTATTTCAAGCCTGATCGCCGGCTATACAATGATCTACCGCCGGGCTTATAAAGTCGGAGATTTCATCCAGGTCAACGACTTCACCGGCGAGGTGACCGAGACCCCCCTGATCGTGACCCACCTGCGAACGGTCAAGAACGAGGAGGTCGTCGTTCCGAATTCGGTGATGGTGAACACCGATATCCTCAATTACAGCACCCATGCCCGCTCACGAGGGGTGATTCTGCATACCACCGTCGGCATCGGCTATGAGACCCCTTGGCGGCAGGTCGAAGCGATCCTCCTGCGCGCCGCGGGCCGGACGCCCGGCTTGCGCAAGGAACCGTTCCCCTTTGTCCTGATAAAAACGCTAGGGGACTTCTGCGTCACCTACGAGATCAACGTCTACTGCGACAACCCTCTGGAGATGGATCGCCTCTATTCTGAACTGCACCGAAACATCCTCGACCAGTTCAACGAATATGGGGTTCAGATCATGACGCCGGCGTATGAGAGCGATTCGGAGAGCCCCAAAGTGGTTCCCAAGGAGCGATGGTATTCGGCCCCGGCCCGGCCGCCGCAGATGTCGGGCGCCGATCGTTTGGAGTCCGGCGCCGCATGA
- a CDS encoding NAAT family transporter, giving the protein MADGVCNGMEGRVAVFLESFGRVFAALFPVINPPGMALLFLAMTRRASRAERTFLAGRVAFYAFLVVNTAYYVGTVILRFFDISLPVLRVAGGIVLASSGWRLLNESRSGSDAGLRVGGAGDWVRVAFYPLTMPVTTGPGTISVSIALGAILPRNMPVMLGALAASVLISGAIYLCYRYADRIESRLGRAGSEALSSLFAFILICIGVQILWNGFSELWGSLPAK; this is encoded by the coding sequence GTGGCGGATGGCGTTTGTAACGGCATGGAGGGGCGGGTGGCGGTTTTTCTAGAGAGCTTCGGCCGTGTGTTCGCAGCACTTTTCCCTGTGATCAATCCGCCGGGCATGGCGTTGCTTTTTCTTGCAATGACCCGGCGGGCGAGTCGAGCCGAGCGGACCTTCCTTGCCGGACGGGTTGCATTTTACGCATTCCTGGTCGTGAACACCGCCTACTATGTCGGAACGGTGATTCTCCGGTTTTTTGATATCTCGTTGCCGGTGCTCCGGGTGGCGGGGGGTATTGTGCTCGCCTCCTCCGGCTGGCGTCTTCTGAATGAGAGCCGGTCGGGGAGCGACGCCGGCCTGAGGGTCGGGGGGGCGGGCGATTGGGTCCGCGTGGCGTTTTATCCGCTGACGATGCCGGTGACCACCGGACCCGGGACGATTTCCGTGTCGATTGCGTTGGGCGCCATCCTGCCGAGGAACATGCCGGTCATGCTGGGAGCCCTGGCGGCGAGCGTTCTCATCTCAGGCGCCATCTATCTCTGCTACCGATATGCGGACCGGATCGAAAGCCGGTTGGGGCGGGCAGGCTCCGAGGCGTTGTCGAGTCTCTTTGCCTTCATCCTCATCTGCATCGGCGTGCAGATCTTGTGGAACGGGTTCTCGGAGCTGTGGGGATCGTTGCCCGCGAAATAA
- a CDS encoding glucosidase, with protein MKNNQTEEQKRVAEASARRQPWRKWGPYLSERQWGTVREDYSESGDAWSDFSHEQARSRAYQWGEDGIAGISDDKQQLCFALAFWNGRDAILKERLFGLTNAEGNHGEDVKEYYFYLDNTPTHSYMKYLYKYPQAAFPYADLVHTNRGRNRGDFEYELLDTGIFKDDRYFDIFVEYAKASPDEILIKITAHNRGPEPASLHLLPTLWFRNTWAWGESVPKPQLQQVKPGEGWGVSTIEAFHPDLGLRYLYCAGSPPLLFTENETNKQRLFGKQNTSSHVKDGINDHVVNGQGDAVNPTKKGTKASAHYQMEIGPGQEASVQLRLMNVAPADVSNHLFGIPFEEIVETRRREADEFYRAITPASVQEEEARVMRQALSGMLWTKQYYKYDLSQWLDQHDAGPRHAMRRPIRNQDWFHMINDDVISMPDKWEYPWYAAWDLAFHAVALSAVDVDFAQEQLDLMLREYYLHPSGQIPAYEWNFSDVNPPVHAWASLFVYQTQKRLRGKGDIAFLKRTFNKLIANFTWWVNRKDREGRNLFEGGFLGLDNIGVFDRSASLPTGGHLEQADGTAWMAMYCQNMLEMAAELAAEDPVYDDLAPKYVDHFMLIASAMNRMGGGATGLWDEEDGFYYDVLRLPDGRAVPLRVRSMVGLLPLCATTVVEPYQREHLPHLLEHAYRRMNQMRQTSAIHPTGPGHLGVGDRGILALVNPHRLVHILSRMLDENEFLSPYGLRSLSRFHEAHPYTFYVDGRAYRVDYRPAESDSGMFGGNSNWRGPVWFPVNALIIRALLQFYLYYGDDFKVECPTGSGIRMNLFEVAREITARLTRLFLPDARGRRPVYGATEKFQTDPHWRNNLLFYEYFHGDNGAGLGASHQTGWTGLVAPLIQIFHSIDAKSYLEAGKKIGVTGVTARRAAA; from the coding sequence ATGAAAAACAATCAAACAGAAGAGCAGAAAAGAGTGGCGGAAGCCTCCGCCCGGCGGCAGCCGTGGAGAAAATGGGGACCCTACCTGAGCGAGCGGCAGTGGGGGACGGTGCGGGAAGATTACAGCGAATCGGGCGACGCCTGGAGTGATTTCTCCCACGAGCAGGCCCGCTCCCGCGCCTACCAATGGGGCGAGGATGGGATTGCCGGAATCTCCGACGACAAACAACAGCTCTGCTTCGCCCTCGCCTTTTGGAACGGACGGGACGCGATCCTCAAAGAGAGGCTCTTCGGTTTGACCAATGCCGAGGGGAACCACGGCGAGGATGTGAAGGAATATTATTTCTATCTTGATAACACCCCGACTCATTCTTATATGAAATATCTCTATAAGTACCCGCAGGCGGCCTTTCCTTACGCTGATCTCGTTCATACGAACCGGGGGAGAAACCGCGGCGACTTCGAATACGAGCTGCTCGATACGGGGATTTTCAAGGATGACCGCTACTTCGATATTTTCGTCGAGTATGCCAAGGCTTCGCCCGACGAGATCCTGATCAAAATCACCGCCCACAACCGCGGTCCCGAGCCGGCATCGCTCCATCTGCTGCCGACCCTCTGGTTCCGCAACACCTGGGCGTGGGGGGAGAGCGTCCCGAAACCGCAACTTCAGCAGGTCAAACCCGGCGAGGGATGGGGGGTAAGCACGATCGAGGCGTTCCATCCCGATCTCGGCCTGCGCTACCTTTATTGCGCCGGATCACCTCCGCTTCTCTTTACCGAAAACGAAACGAACAAACAGCGGCTCTTCGGCAAGCAAAACACTTCTTCTCATGTCAAAGACGGAATCAATGATCACGTCGTGAACGGGCAAGGAGACGCGGTCAACCCGACGAAGAAGGGGACGAAGGCCTCGGCCCATTATCAGATGGAGATCGGTCCCGGCCAAGAGGCGTCGGTTCAGCTCCGCCTGATGAACGTCGCCCCGGCCGATGTCAGCAACCACCTCTTCGGGATTCCCTTCGAAGAGATCGTGGAGACCCGGCGGCGGGAGGCGGATGAATTTTACCGCGCCATCACCCCCGCGTCGGTTCAAGAGGAGGAGGCGCGGGTGATGCGCCAAGCACTCTCCGGGATGCTCTGGACGAAACAGTATTATAAATATGATCTGAGTCAATGGCTCGATCAGCATGACGCCGGGCCGAGGCATGCGATGCGGCGACCGATTCGGAACCAGGATTGGTTCCACATGATCAACGACGATGTGATCTCCATGCCCGACAAATGGGAATATCCCTGGTATGCCGCCTGGGACCTCGCCTTCCACGCCGTGGCGCTCTCCGCCGTCGATGTCGATTTTGCCCAGGAGCAGCTCGATCTGATGCTGCGCGAATATTATCTCCATCCGAGCGGCCAGATCCCGGCCTACGAGTGGAACTTCAGCGACGTGAACCCGCCGGTCCATGCCTGGGCGAGTCTCTTCGTCTATCAAACCCAAAAGAGGTTGCGCGGGAAGGGGGATATCGCCTTTCTGAAACGGACCTTCAACAAGCTGATCGCCAACTTCACCTGGTGGGTGAACCGGAAAGACCGAGAGGGGCGGAATCTCTTCGAAGGAGGGTTCCTCGGCCTCGACAACATCGGCGTCTTCGACCGGAGCGCGTCCCTCCCCACCGGCGGACATCTGGAACAGGCCGACGGCACCGCTTGGATGGCGATGTACTGCCAGAACATGCTGGAGATGGCGGCGGAACTCGCCGCCGAGGACCCGGTCTACGACGATCTTGCTCCCAAGTATGTCGATCACTTCATGTTGATCGCGTCGGCGATGAACCGGATGGGGGGCGGGGCGACGGGACTTTGGGATGAAGAAGACGGTTTCTATTATGATGTCCTCCGGCTGCCGGACGGCCGCGCCGTGCCGCTCCGTGTCCGATCGATGGTCGGCCTTCTTCCGCTCTGCGCCACCACCGTGGTGGAGCCGTATCAACGCGAACATCTCCCCCATCTTTTAGAGCATGCGTATCGTCGCATGAACCAGATGCGTCAGACCTCGGCGATCCATCCGACCGGACCGGGGCACCTCGGCGTCGGCGACCGGGGGATTCTGGCGCTGGTGAATCCGCACCGGCTGGTCCACATTTTGTCCCGCATGCTCGACGAGAATGAATTTTTAAGTCCGTACGGCTTGCGCTCCCTTTCCCGTTTCCATGAAGCGCATCCCTACACTTTTTATGTCGACGGTCGGGCCTACCGGGTCGATTATCGACCGGCCGAATCGGATTCCGGGATGTTCGGCGGAAACTCCAATTGGCGCGGCCCGGTCTGGTTTCCGGTCAACGCCCTGATCATCCGGGCCTTGCTCCAGTTTTATCTCTATTACGGAGACGACTTCAAAGTGGAGTGCCCGACCGGCTCGGGTATACGGATGAACCTTTTCGAAGTCGCCCGGGAGATCACGGCCCGCCTCACCCGCCTTTTCTTGCCCGATGCGCGGGGCCGCCGGCCGGTCTACGGGGCGACGGAGAAGTTTCAGACCGACCCGCATTGGCGGAACAATCTTTTGTTTTATGAATATTTCCACGGCGACAACGGCGCCGGTCTCGGCGCCAGCCACCAGACCGGCTGGACGGGACTGGTGGCCCCATTGATTCAAATATTCCACTCGATCGATGCGAAGAGTTATCTCGAAGCGGGAAAAAAGATCGGGGTCACCGGAGTCACGGCGCGCCGGGCGGCCGCTTAA
- a CDS encoding porin family protein: MSVFPAEAQENAFMTNRSDGRGKSWEIFLPLNYTQSETIKGRGDSSVEINDDYGFGFGLGYNFNDHFQLNGSISWSSRGYDATIVQTDGSTRRYNNILDTSTISLNGIYHLLNKNITPFVSGGIGNTHLDTNIPSGLSSTACWYDPWYGYICDSYVPTKTENALSYNAAVGILFDINRQFGLRASYSRLWLDLDETSYTADFSTWKLDAVFRMF; the protein is encoded by the coding sequence GTGTCTGTCTTCCCGGCCGAGGCGCAGGAGAACGCGTTCATGACGAACCGGTCGGACGGCCGGGGCAAGTCCTGGGAAATCTTCCTCCCGCTCAACTATACGCAGTCGGAAACGATCAAAGGACGGGGTGACTCAAGCGTGGAGATAAACGACGACTATGGTTTTGGTTTCGGCCTCGGCTACAACTTCAACGATCATTTCCAATTGAACGGCTCCATTAGCTGGAGCTCACGGGGCTACGATGCGACCATTGTACAGACCGACGGATCGACCAGAAGATACAACAACATCCTGGACACGTCTACCATCTCGCTAAACGGGATTTATCATCTCTTGAACAAGAACATTACTCCTTTTGTGTCGGGAGGAATCGGCAATACACATCTCGACACCAACATCCCGAGCGGTCTCTCTTCCACCGCGTGTTGGTATGATCCGTGGTATGGGTACATATGCGACAGCTATGTTCCGACTAAGACGGAAAACGCACTGAGCTACAATGCCGCCGTCGGTATTCTGTTCGATATCAACCGCCAGTTCGGATTACGAGCCAGTTACAGTAGGCTGTGGCTCGACCTTGACGAGACGTCGTATACCGCGGATTTCAGCACCTGGAAGTTAGACGCGGTCTTTCGGATGTTTTAA
- a CDS encoding alpha-amylase family glycosyl hydrolase gives MNQRLRYPSLYQINTPVYLAKLSKNRPCPATLDDIPDSDLDALAARGFDWVWFLGVWQTGAKGREVSRSVPEWRREFQALLPDFSEEDITGSFFSIVGYSVHSTFGGEPALARLRKRLKTRGLKLLLDFVPNHTARDHPWVQQHPDFYVSGNEADLAREPGNYTRVGGSGDRADRADRIIAYGRDPYFPGWPDTFQLNYGHPPLQEAMTGELLKIAERCDGVRCDMAMLLLPEVFERTWGIKAAPFWPMAIRAVRERSPEFLFMAEVYWDLEWTLQQQGFDYCYDKRLYDRLREGEARPVREHLRAGLDFQDRLARFLENHDEPRAAAVFPPEMHRAAAVITFFSPGLRFFHQGEPEGHQRRIPVHLHRGPEEPIDGEISQFYSRLLACLREDPFRQGEWRLLEAVAAWEGNGTFDHFIAYGWSGPNGALRLAAVNFGPTRGQCYVRLPFPELAGRDWRLQDRMGPAVYDRNGDDLLSRGLYLDMPAWGDHIFSFAQVRTDESSRTLLSAGIPSK, from the coding sequence ATGAATCAACGATTACGTTATCCGTCCCTTTATCAGATCAACACGCCGGTTTACTTGGCGAAGCTCTCAAAAAATCGCCCGTGTCCGGCGACGCTCGACGACATCCCCGACTCGGACCTGGATGCGCTGGCGGCGAGGGGCTTCGACTGGGTCTGGTTTCTCGGCGTCTGGCAGACAGGGGCCAAGGGCCGGGAGGTTTCCCGATCGGTCCCCGAATGGCGCCGGGAATTTCAGGCGCTCCTGCCGGATTTCTCGGAGGAGGATATCACCGGCTCCTTTTTTTCTATCGTCGGTTATTCGGTCCATTCGACGTTCGGCGGAGAGCCGGCGCTGGCCCGCTTGCGCAAGCGGCTGAAGACAAGAGGGCTCAAGCTCCTGCTCGATTTCGTCCCGAACCATACGGCGCGCGACCATCCCTGGGTGCAGCAACACCCCGACTTTTACGTATCGGGAAATGAAGCCGATCTGGCCCGGGAGCCGGGAAACTACACCCGTGTGGGCGGATCGGGGGATCGCGCCGATCGCGCCGATCGCATTATCGCCTACGGCCGCGATCCCTACTTTCCGGGATGGCCCGACACGTTCCAGCTCAATTACGGCCATCCCCCGTTGCAGGAGGCGATGACGGGGGAGTTGCTGAAAATCGCGGAGCGCTGCGACGGCGTCCGCTGCGACATGGCGATGCTTCTGCTCCCGGAGGTGTTCGAGCGGACCTGGGGAATCAAGGCGGCCCCCTTCTGGCCGATGGCAATTCGCGCGGTTCGAGAGCGATCACCCGAATTTCTCTTTATGGCCGAAGTCTATTGGGATCTGGAGTGGACCTTGCAGCAACAAGGCTTCGATTACTGTTACGACAAACGGCTCTACGATCGATTGAGGGAGGGAGAGGCCCGGCCGGTGCGGGAGCATCTCCGGGCCGGTCTCGATTTTCAAGACCGGCTGGCGCGGTTTTTGGAGAACCATGACGAGCCGCGCGCCGCGGCCGTTTTCCCCCCCGAAATGCACCGCGCCGCTGCGGTCATCACCTTCTTTTCACCCGGTCTGCGTTTCTTCCACCAGGGAGAGCCGGAAGGCCATCAGCGGAGAATCCCGGTCCACCTCCACCGGGGGCCGGAGGAGCCGATCGATGGAGAGATCTCCCAATTCTACAGTCGCTTGCTCGCCTGCCTAAGGGAAGATCCGTTTCGGCAGGGGGAGTGGCGGCTCTTGGAGGCGGTCGCCGCCTGGGAGGGAAACGGAACCTTCGACCACTTTATTGCCTATGGATGGTCGGGGCCGAACGGCGCGCTGCGGCTGGCGGCGGTGAACTTCGGCCCAACACGGGGCCAATGCTACGTGCGGCTTCCCTTTCCGGAACTGGCGGGCCGTGACTGGCGGTTGCAGGACCGGATGGGGCCGGCCGTGTACGACCGAAACGGCGACGATCTTCTGAGCAGAGGTCTCTATCTCGACATGCCGGCCTGGGGTGACCACATTTTTTCCTTCGCGCAGGTGCGAACCGATGAATCGAGCCGAACACTTCTATCGGCGGGAATTCCTTCAAAATGA
- a CDS encoding glycoside hydrolase family 15 protein has translation MPSRIENYGFIGDMYGAALVSRDGSIDWLCVPRFDSDACMAALLGRDEHGCWIIHPGVEVRRNSRRYRPGTMILETDFECDGGAVRITDFMPIGLYAQSVIRIVEGLEGTVPVYFWLAARFGYGRSKPWIEKTDGGIRLTVAPESLILRTPAAVECTEHNVRGQFTVKKGERVPFVLSWQAAHLPPADPLEPASALAETERWWKEWSGRSRYRGAYKEVVDRSLIVLKAMSYSPTGGIIAAPTTSLPEEVGGVRNWDYRFCWLRDATLTLRALMAGGYVDEAMAWRVWLLRAVAGAPDETQIMYGVAGERRLTEFEATWLPGYEASRPVRIGNAASDQFQLDVYGEVVQAMYEARRMGMPEGPARAQLRELMAFVSTAWQRPDDGIWEVRGGRQHFVYSKLMAWVAVDRYARYIEEFLKPEDELHAMLPTIRALRDRIRRDILEHGFNPRLNAFTQAYNSDALDATALLIPEIGFLPASDPRVQGTIQAVERNLLRDGFVLRYQTDQTQDGLPGSEGAFLACSFWLVDAYVYSGRRKEAEALFDRLLSLRNDLGLLSEEYEPRSGRLIGNFPQAFSHLTLIQSARLLGEWGG, from the coding sequence ATGCCGTCACGGATTGAAAACTATGGTTTCATCGGAGACATGTACGGCGCGGCGCTGGTGTCGCGCGACGGGTCGATCGATTGGCTCTGCGTGCCGCGCTTCGATTCGGACGCCTGCATGGCGGCGCTCCTCGGCCGCGACGAGCACGGCTGCTGGATCATTCATCCGGGAGTGGAGGTCCGCCGCAACAGCCGCCGCTACCGGCCGGGGACAATGATCTTGGAGACCGACTTCGAGTGCGACGGCGGGGCGGTTCGCATCACCGACTTCATGCCGATCGGGCTTTATGCCCAATCGGTGATCCGGATCGTCGAAGGGCTTGAAGGAACCGTCCCGGTCTATTTCTGGCTGGCCGCCCGTTTCGGCTACGGCCGGAGCAAGCCTTGGATTGAAAAAACGGACGGCGGGATTCGGCTGACGGTCGCTCCCGAGTCGCTGATTCTTCGCACGCCGGCCGCCGTCGAATGCACCGAGCACAACGTGCGCGGCCAGTTCACGGTGAAAAAGGGAGAGCGTGTTCCGTTCGTCCTGTCGTGGCAGGCGGCGCATCTCCCTCCCGCCGACCCGCTCGAGCCCGCCTCGGCGCTCGCCGAAACCGAACGATGGTGGAAGGAGTGGTCGGGGCGATCCCGCTATCGCGGTGCGTACAAAGAGGTCGTCGACCGCTCGCTCATCGTTCTCAAGGCGATGTCATACTCCCCGACCGGGGGGATCATCGCCGCGCCGACCACCAGTCTTCCCGAGGAGGTCGGCGGGGTCCGAAACTGGGATTATCGTTTCTGCTGGTTGCGCGACGCCACCCTCACCCTCCGGGCGCTGATGGCCGGCGGCTATGTCGATGAAGCGATGGCCTGGCGCGTCTGGCTTCTGCGCGCGGTCGCCGGAGCGCCGGATGAAACGCAGATCATGTACGGGGTCGCCGGGGAGCGCCGGTTGACGGAGTTCGAGGCAACCTGGCTTCCCGGCTATGAAGCGTCGCGTCCGGTCCGAATCGGCAACGCCGCCAGCGATCAGTTCCAGCTCGACGTTTACGGCGAGGTCGTCCAAGCGATGTATGAGGCGCGCCGCATGGGGATGCCGGAGGGTCCGGCGCGCGCGCAGCTGCGCGAACTGATGGCGTTCGTCTCCACCGCCTGGCAGCGGCCCGACGACGGCATCTGGGAAGTTCGCGGCGGCCGACAACACTTTGTCTATTCCAAGTTGATGGCATGGGTGGCGGTCGATCGCTACGCGCGTTACATCGAAGAGTTCCTCAAACCGGAGGACGAGCTTCACGCGATGCTGCCGACGATCCGCGCCCTTCGGGACCGCATTCGCCGGGACATCCTCGAACATGGGTTCAATCCGCGGCTCAACGCGTTTACGCAAGCCTACAACAGCGACGCGCTCGATGCGACCGCGCTGCTGATTCCGGAGATCGGGTTTTTGCCGGCGAGCGATCCGCGCGTCCAGGGAACCATTCAAGCGGTGGAGCGGAATCTCTTGCGCGACGGTTTCGTCCTCCGCTACCAGACCGATCAGACGCAAGACGGCCTCCCCGGAAGTGAAGGAGCGTTCCTGGCGTGCAGCTTCTGGCTGGTCGATGCCTACGTCTATTCCGGCCGGCGGAAAGAGGCCGAGGCGCTCTTCGATCGGCTGCTGTCGCTGCGCAACGACCTCGGCCTTCTCTCCGAAGAGTACGAGCCGAGGTCGGGGCGTCTGATCGGAAACTTCCCGCAAGCGTTCTCGCACCTGACGCTCATCCAATCGGCGCGCCTGCTCGGCGAATGGGGAGGATAA
- a CDS encoding sugar porter family MFS transporter — MEKENVSQPGKKTKMTAYVLVAAAIAAIGGILFGFDTGVISGAILFIVKQWNLTHKQAELATSSVLIGAVLGALAGGLLGDRLGRRLSIIYATVLFLAGTLIVSIADGMTSFLIGRVLIGAAIGVASFMVPLYISELAPAHIRGSMVSLNQFAVTVGILVSYGVNYYYASTQNWRAMFAVGAVPGLILLFGMYALPDSPRWLFSVGLREAAEKVLRKIRGTPEVTEELAEIDEAIRSESGGKVSDLLAPPVRLALIIGVGLAILQQVTGVNTVIYYAPAIFKGAGLQSDTAAIAATSGIGVVNVLFTGVSLWLIDRVGRRPLLLWSVAGMTVALMVLGLGFALRGDEAEAGGGGLGLITAVTLMVYIAFFAIGLGPIFWLLIAEIYPLKLRAPGMSVATVANWGANFVVAYTFLTLASLLGKAGIFWFYGLMGVITWLFVDRLVPETKGKTLEEIEEYFITRAGPSRKGREQSGLRRAS; from the coding sequence ATGGAAAAGGAAAATGTGAGCCAACCGGGGAAAAAAACGAAGATGACGGCCTATGTCCTGGTCGCCGCCGCCATCGCCGCGATCGGCGGGATTCTCTTCGGTTTCGATACGGGGGTCATCTCGGGCGCGATCCTCTTTATCGTGAAGCAGTGGAACCTCACGCACAAGCAGGCGGAGCTCGCGACCAGCTCGGTCCTCATCGGCGCGGTACTGGGGGCGCTCGCGGGAGGGCTCTTGGGGGATCGGCTGGGGCGCCGTCTCTCGATCATCTATGCCACCGTTCTCTTTCTGGCGGGGACCCTGATCGTTTCAATCGCCGACGGCATGACCTCCTTTCTGATCGGCCGGGTGTTGATCGGCGCGGCGATCGGGGTCGCCTCGTTCATGGTGCCGCTTTACATTTCCGAATTGGCCCCGGCGCACATTCGGGGAAGCATGGTCTCGCTGAATCAGTTTGCGGTGACGGTCGGCATTCTCGTCTCATACGGCGTTAATTATTATTATGCTTCCACCCAAAACTGGCGCGCGATGTTCGCGGTCGGCGCGGTTCCCGGCCTCATTCTCCTCTTTGGGATGTATGCCCTTCCCGACAGTCCCCGATGGCTTTTCTCCGTCGGGCTCCGGGAGGCGGCGGAAAAGGTATTGCGGAAGATCCGGGGAACGCCGGAGGTGACGGAGGAACTCGCCGAGATCGATGAGGCGATCCGTTCGGAGAGCGGCGGGAAGGTCTCGGATCTGCTTGCCCCGCCGGTCCGTTTGGCGTTGATCATCGGTGTGGGGCTGGCGATTCTCCAGCAGGTGACCGGGGTCAACACCGTCATCTACTATGCTCCGGCGATCTTCAAAGGGGCCGGCTTACAGTCGGATACCGCCGCGATCGCCGCGACGAGCGGCATCGGCGTGGTGAATGTCCTCTTCACGGGGGTTTCCCTCTGGCTGATCGACCGTGTCGGCCGCCGGCCGCTCTTGTTGTGGAGTGTGGCCGGGATGACCGTGGCGCTGATGGTGCTCGGGCTGGGATTTGCACTGCGGGGCGACGAGGCCGAGGCGGGAGGAGGGGGATTGGGCCTGATCACTGCGGTCACCCTGATGGTCTACATCGCCTTTTTCGCCATCGGCCTGGGGCCGATTTTCTGGCTCCTGATCGCCGAGATTTATCCCCTCAAGTTGCGCGCGCCGGGAATGAGCGTCGCCACGGTGGCGAATTGGGGGGCGAACTTCGTGGTGGCCTACACCTTTCTGACATTGGCCAGCCTTCTGGGCAAAGCGGGGATCTTCTGGTTCTATGGGCTCATGGGGGTGATCACCTGGCTTTTCGTCGACCGGCTGGTGCCGGAGACCAAAGGGAAGACGCTGGAGGAGATTGAAGAATATTTCATCACCCGCGCGGGGCCGTCCCGTAAGGGACGGGAACAAAGCGGGCTTCGGAGGGCGTCATGA
- a CDS encoding SCP2 sterol-binding domain-containing protein gives MKTEELERWLDQAPKGKKKMPALKGVRGRVKFEVEGGGAAYLLRIEEGEVELTPGGDHAEAVVICESKAEIARMLRGEVHPVVETLQGRAAGQGDRALALRVALDLRGGSPFAERKEGRKKEGAK, from the coding sequence ATGAAGACTGAAGAGTTGGAGCGGTGGCTCGATCAGGCGCCGAAGGGAAAAAAGAAGATGCCGGCGCTGAAAGGGGTTCGGGGACGGGTCAAATTCGAGGTGGAGGGGGGAGGCGCGGCGTATCTTCTCCGAATCGAAGAGGGTGAAGTGGAGCTGACGCCCGGCGGAGATCATGCGGAGGCGGTGGTGATCTGCGAATCCAAAGCGGAGATCGCGCGGATGCTACGCGGCGAGGTTCACCCCGTCGTGGAGACGCTGCAGGGCCGGGCCGCGGGCCAAGGAGACCGGGCGCTGGCGTTGAGGGTCGCGCTCGACCTGCGGGGGGGCTCTCCGTTTGCCGAACGAAAAGAGGGGCGAAAGAAGGAGGGAGCGAAATGA